The genomic interval GCTCCAGCTCGATCAGCGCCGAGCGGTAGGGATGCCCGGTGGCCCGTTCCATGCCGATCTCGCACATCCGGTTCGCCGACAGATAGGTGTCGTAGTCGCGGAGGCCGACCTCGGCCGCCTCCTTGGCCGTCGCCGAATCGGTCAACTCCTTGTGCAGCATCCCCCGGTCGCCCGCGAACGCGCAGCACCCCGCGTCGTCCGGCACCACGACCTCGTCCGCGCATGCCTCGGCCAGTGCGCGCAACTGCCCCACGTCACCCAGGTGCTCCATCGAACAGGTCGGATGCACGACGGCCGACCCGGCGGTGCGGAACACCGTCAGCTCCGGCAGCAGTTCGTCGGCCGCCCACACCAGCGAGTCCACGACGGTCAGTTCACGGTGCAGCGCCCGGTTGTCCTCGCTGAGGTAGGGCACCACCTCCTCGGCGATGCCGAGCGTGCACGAGGACGCGTCCACGACCAGCGGCAGCGCCCCGCCCGCCGTCCAGCCCCAGGCGGCCTCCACGATGCGGTTCGCCATGATCCTGTTGCCCGCGTCGTACCCCTTGGAGTGCCAGATCGTCGCGCAGCACGTCCCCGCGACGTCCTCCGGGATCCACACCGGCTTCCCGGCCCGCCCCGACACGGCGACCACCGCCTCGGCCAGGGAGAGGCCGGGGCGGCCGTCCGGCCCGGCGAAGATGCGGTTGACGCAGGCCGGGTAGTAGACCGCGCTCGCCCCGACCCGGTCCGTACGCGGCAGCCGTCGGGCCGCGGCCCCGGGGATCTGGGGCAGCCACTCCGGTACGAGATCGGGGCGGACGGCCCTGCGGGCGAGCCGCGTCACGGCCCCGAGCGGACCGTCGCCCACCCGGTCGCCGACCGCGTCGGCCACCGCCACGGCCAGCCGCGCCGAGGCCTCCACCACACGGAAGTTCTTCGCGGTCAGCGCGGCGATCCGCTCCTCGCGCGGCGTGTGCCTGCGGTGCCGGAAGCCCTTCATCATCGCCCCGGTGTCGATGCCGACCGGACAGGCGAGCTTGCAGGTGGAGTCCCCGGCGCACGTGTCCACGGCGTCGTACCCGTAGGCGTCCAGCAGACCGGCCTCGACCGGCGAACCGTCCACCTGGCGCATCATCTCCCGGCGCAGCACGATCCGCTGGCGCGGCGTGGTCGTCAGGTCCTCGCTGGGACAGGTCGGTTCGCAGAAGCCGCACTCGATGCACGGGTCGGCGACCGCCTCCACCTTCGGAATGGTCTTCAGACCCCGCAGATGGGCTCGCGGATCCCGGTCCAGGATGATACGGGGAGCGAGCACCCCTGCGGGATCGATGACCTGCTTCGTCCGCCACATCAACGCGGTGGCGCGCGGCCCCCACTCCCGCTCCAGGAAGGGCGCGATATTGCGTCCGGTGGCGTGCTCCGCCTTGAGCGACCCGTCGAAGCGGTCGACCACCATGGCGCAGAACTCCTGCATGAAAGCGTCGTACCGCTCGACGTCGGCCGGCTTCGCCGCGTCGAACGCGAGCAGGAAGTGCAGATTGCCGTGCGCGGCGTGACCGGCCACGGCGGCGTCGAAGCCGTGCCGCGACTGGAGCTCCAGCAGCGCCTCGCAGGCATCGGCCAGCCGGGCGGGGGGCACCGCGAAGTCCTCCGTGATCAGGGTGGTGCCCGAGGGCCGGGACCCGCCGACCGCCGTGACGAACGCCTTGCGGGCCTTCCAGTACCCGGCGATCGTCCCGGCGTCCCGGGTGAAGGCGTTGGTCACCGACACCGCAGGGACGACGAGGTCCAGACCGGCGACGACGGCGTCGGCCGCCCGCTCGAACGCCTCCTGGCCCGGCTCGTCGGCCGCCCGGAACTCCACCAGCAGCGCGGTCGTCTCCCGGGGCAGCGCCGCCCAGTCCGCCGGAACGCCCGGCACGCTGACGGAGGCGCGCAGGGTGTTGCCGTCCATCAGCTCCACGGCGATGGCCCCCGCCTCGTTGAACCGGGGCACGGCGGCCGCGGCGGCGGTGAGGGAGGGGAAGAACAGCAGGGCGCTGGAGATCCGCCGGTCGAGCGGCAGGGTGTCGAAGACGACCTCGGAGATGAAGCCGAACGTGCCCTCGGAGCCGACCATCAGCCCTCGCAGGATCTCCACCGGCGTCGCCCCGTCGAGGAAGGCGTCCAGGCGGTAGCCGTTGGTGTTCTTGATCGTGTACTTGGCGCGGATGCGGGCGGTCAGCTCCTCGTCCGCCTCGATCTCCGCCTTCAGCTCCATCAGCCCCGCGCACAGCTCCGGTTCGGCGCGGGCCAGCTCCTCGTCGGCGGCCGGATCGGCGGTGTCGACGACGGTGCCGCTCGGCAGGACGAAGGTGAGCGAGGCGAGCGTCCGGTAGGAGTTGCGGGTGGTGCCCGCGGTCATACCCGAGGCGTTGTTGGCGACGACCCCACCGACGGTGCAGGCGATGGCGCTGGCCGGATCGGGGCCCAGCAGCCTGCCGTGCCGGGCCAGGGCGATGTTGGCCCGCATCACCGTCGTCCCCGGCCCGATCCGGGCCCGCGCCCCGTCGTCCAGCACCTCGACGCCGGTCCAGTGGCGGCGTACGTCGACGAGGATGTCCTCGCCCTGCGCCTGGCCGTTGAGGCTCGTGCCCGCGGCCCGGAAGACCACGTGACGGCCCTTGCCGTGGGCGTACGAAAGGATCGCGGAGACGTCGTCGAGATCCTCGGGGACCAGCACGACCCGGGGGAGGAAGCGGTAGGGGCTGGCGTCGGAGGCGTACCGCACGAGGTCGGAGATCTTCCAGAGCACCTTGTCGGCGCCGAGCAGGGCCGTCAGCTCGCGGCGCAGCGGCTCCGGGGTGCCGCCCGCGCTGCGGTCGGTGACGCGATCGGGGGCGGGTTCCCGTGCGGTTCCGGGGCGCAGGGCTTCCGGGTCGGGCTCCAGCAGCGGCATGTCGGCCATCTCCTCAGCGGCTAGGGCGCGGTGTTCAGCAGTGGCGTTCCGGCATGCCGTCGACCAGGGCGGACAGCAGACCGCCGAGGACCTCGCGCTGATCGGCGGTCAATGGGGCCAGGATCTCCTCTGCGGCGGCCCGGCGCGCGCTGCGCAGGGACCGCAGCGTGGCGCGCCCCTCGTCCGTGATCTCGACGCGGACCACCCGGCGGCTGTCGGGATCCGGTGCGCGGCGCACGCGGCCGCTCGCCTCCAAGGCGTCGACCAGCGTCGTCACGGCCCGTGGAACGACGTCCAGGCGCCGGGCGAGATCCGCCATCCGGGGGGCCGCCTCGTAGCTCGCGACCGTCCGCAGCAGCCGGAACTGGGCCGGAGTGATGTCGATCGGTTCCAGCTGACGGCTCTGGATGCGGTGCAGCCGGCGGGTCAGCCGCAGCAGCTGCTCGGCGAGCAGGCCGTCGGTGTCGGGGGAGCCGGGGGAGCCGAGCGGACCGGGGGAATCGGGGGCGTCCATACGGGAACAATATCAGGACCTTGTTCATTGTGAGTATAGGTAACAATGAGCTAAGCTCTCCATGTGCGAGGACCGGGTCCCTCCGGCCACGCCTCACGCCCGACGAAGGAGCCCATGAAGCCCGACGAGTCCACGTGGACGCCCCCACCCGACGCCGACGCCGGCGCCGACCGGCCGCCCGCCGAGGTGCGCCGCATCCTCCGCCTCTTCCACCCCTACCGCGGCCGTCTGGCCGTCGTCGGCCTGCTGGTCGGCGCGTCCTCCCTGGTGTCGGTCGCCTCCCCGTTCCTGCTGCGGGAAATCCTGGACACCGCGATCCCGCAGGGGCGCACGGGCCTGCTGACCCTGCTGGCGCTCGGCATGGTCCTCACCGCCGTGGTGACCAGCGTCTTCGGCGTGCTCCAGACCCTGATCTCGACCACCGTCGGTCAGCGCGTCATGCATGACCTGCGCACCGCCGTCTACACCCAGCTCCAGCGGATGCCGCTCGCCTTCTTCACCCGCACCCGCACGGGCGAGGTCCAGTCCCGCATCGCCAACGACATCGGCGGTATGCAGGCGACGGTCACGTCCACCGCGACCTCGCTGGTCTCCAACCTCACGGCCGTCATCGCGACCGTCGTCGCCATGCTCGCCCTCGACTGGCGGCTCACCGTCGTCTCGCTGCTCCTGCTGCCGGTCTTCGTCGCGATCAGCCGGCGTGTCGGCCGGGAGCGGAAGAGGATCACCACCCAGCGCCAGAAGCAGATGGCCGCGATGGCCGCCACGGTCACCGAGTCCCTCTCGGTCAGCGGCATCCTCCTCGGCCGCACGATGGGCCGCTCCGACTCCCTCACCCGAGGCTTCGCCGAGGAGTCCGAGCGCCTGGTCGACCTCGAAGTGCGCTCCAGCATGGCCGGCCGCTGGCGGATGTCGACGATCGGCATCGTGATGGCCGCCATGCCCGCCGTCATCTACTGGGCGGCGGGTCTCACCTTCGCGTCCGGAGCAGCCGCCGTCTCCATCGGCACGCTGGTCGCCTTCGTCACGCTCCAGCAGGGGCTGTTCCGCCCGGTGGTCAGCCTGCTCTCCACCGGCGTGCAGATGCAGACCTCCCTCGCCCTCTTCCAGCGCATCTTCGAGTACCTCGACCTC from Streptomyces sp. CA-278952 carries:
- a CDS encoding FAD-binding and (Fe-S)-binding domain-containing protein: MPLLEPDPEALRPGTAREPAPDRVTDRSAGGTPEPLRRELTALLGADKVLWKISDLVRYASDASPYRFLPRVVLVPEDLDDVSAILSYAHGKGRHVVFRAAGTSLNGQAQGEDILVDVRRHWTGVEVLDDGARARIGPGTTVMRANIALARHGRLLGPDPASAIACTVGGVVANNASGMTAGTTRNSYRTLASLTFVLPSGTVVDTADPAADEELARAEPELCAGLMELKAEIEADEELTARIRAKYTIKNTNGYRLDAFLDGATPVEILRGLMVGSEGTFGFISEVVFDTLPLDRRISSALLFFPSLTAAAAAVPRFNEAGAIAVELMDGNTLRASVSVPGVPADWAALPRETTALLVEFRAADEPGQEAFERAADAVVAGLDLVVPAVSVTNAFTRDAGTIAGYWKARKAFVTAVGGSRPSGTTLITEDFAVPPARLADACEALLELQSRHGFDAAVAGHAAHGNLHFLLAFDAAKPADVERYDAFMQEFCAMVVDRFDGSLKAEHATGRNIAPFLEREWGPRATALMWRTKQVIDPAGVLAPRIILDRDPRAHLRGLKTIPKVEAVADPCIECGFCEPTCPSEDLTTTPRQRIVLRREMMRQVDGSPVEAGLLDAYGYDAVDTCAGDSTCKLACPVGIDTGAMMKGFRHRRHTPREERIAALTAKNFRVVEASARLAVAVADAVGDRVGDGPLGAVTRLARRAVRPDLVPEWLPQIPGAAARRLPRTDRVGASAVYYPACVNRIFAGPDGRPGLSLAEAVVAVSGRAGKPVWIPEDVAGTCCATIWHSKGYDAGNRIMANRIVEAAWGWTAGGALPLVVDASSCTLGIAEEVVPYLSEDNRALHRELTVVDSLVWAADELLPELTVFRTAGSAVVHPTCSMEHLGDVGQLRALAEACADEVVVPDDAGCCAFAGDRGMLHKELTDSATAKEAAEVGLRDYDTYLSANRMCEIGMERATGHPYRSALIELEHATRPTLR
- a CDS encoding MarR family winged helix-turn-helix transcriptional regulator → MDAPDSPGPLGSPGSPDTDGLLAEQLLRLTRRLHRIQSRQLEPIDITPAQFRLLRTVASYEAAPRMADLARRLDVVPRAVTTLVDALEASGRVRRAPDPDSRRVVRVEITDEGRATLRSLRSARRAAAEEILAPLTADQREVLGGLLSALVDGMPERHC
- a CDS encoding ABC transporter ATP-binding protein, which translates into the protein MKPDESTWTPPPDADAGADRPPAEVRRILRLFHPYRGRLAVVGLLVGASSLVSVASPFLLREILDTAIPQGRTGLLTLLALGMVLTAVVTSVFGVLQTLISTTVGQRVMHDLRTAVYTQLQRMPLAFFTRTRTGEVQSRIANDIGGMQATVTSTATSLVSNLTAVIATVVAMLALDWRLTVVSLLLLPVFVAISRRVGRERKRITTQRQKQMAAMAATVTESLSVSGILLGRTMGRSDSLTRGFAEESERLVDLEVRSSMAGRWRMSTIGIVMAAMPAVIYWAAGLTFASGAAAVSIGTLVAFVTLQQGLFRPVVSLLSTGVQMQTSLALFQRIFEYLDLTVDITEPEKPVRLDKIRGEIAFEDVDFSYDEKNGPTLTGIDVTVPAGGSLAVVGSTGSGKSTLSYLVPRLYDVTGGRVTLDGVDVRDLDFDTLARAVGVVSQETYLFHASVADNLRFAKPDATDEEIEAAARAAQIHDHIASLPDGYDTLVGERGYRFSGGEKQRLAIARTILRDPPVLILDEATSALDTRTEQAVQQAIDALSAGRTTLTIAHRLSTVRDADQIVVLEDGRAAERGTHEELLARDGRYAALIRRDSHPAPVPAP